One region of Cardinium endosymbiont of Culicoides punctatus genomic DNA includes:
- the uvrA gene encoding excinuclease ABC subunit UvrA produces MQMSVSSSTNLVLDNLSPKDFIIIKGARMHNLKNLSVAIPRNQFVVVTGLSGSGKSSLIFDTLFVEAQRMYIESLSSYARQFLGKLEKPAVDSILGVSPAVSIQQAVNNKNPRSTVGTVTELCDYLHLLYARIGTTYSPISGQKVSKDSVSDVVDYINQHEDGTKILILYPMVALKSKQDLLKKLRVEQGKGFTRVIQGEKIFDIEELLEEKTKLVLSKPIYGLVDRIMVKKNDQDNQYRIADSVQVAFFEGMGSAIVDVVGVEKKTFSDRFELDGITFEQPTTHFFSFNTPHGACKTCEGLGEVIGLDERKIIPNPALSVAAGAIAPWNSPTMRKWLNPLINQKIKLNFPIHTPYEQLSPSHKEILWEGRGDFAGLYRFFNFFDSQSHKIQYRVLSARYRGRILCPSCRGTRVRSDAQYVKINDRSIIDLLLIPIDQLIPFFDALSLTAREQQVVEQVLGEIKDRLHYLMQVGVGYLTLSRPITTLSGGEYQRIKLATALGSPLFGTIYILDEPTIGLHPRDTERLVEILLNLKHQGNTVIVVEHEPLVMHAADTLIEIGPEAGTHGGNLIFQGTVQALMQGNTTHTARYLTGVASIALPTQRRSAKKKLLIKHATIHNLKQVTVEIPLNTLTVVTGVSGSGKSSLIQEVLYPALEEYFERRVVHPGTQTFEYTNAVLAGDLYGIQSVKLVSQNPLGKSSRSNLATYMGMYDFIRDIFAKTDLARERRYHPGHFSFNSDKGQCVDCGGEGEQRIEMQFMADIYLPCETCKGSRFKPEILEVTYVGKHVAEVLSMTVDDALEFFADHTSICNKLKVLEKVGLGYVQLGQSSSSLSGGELQRLKLAYYLEKEQISQPILFIFDEPTTGLHMHDVHKLLVAMHALVDKGHSVVVIEHNLDVIKSADWIIDLGPDGGAQGGQVVFTGTPEALVEIQGNHTAHYLRNIIDGLQR; encoded by the coding sequence ATGCAAATGTCTGTATCATCATCTACCAATTTAGTATTGGATAATTTAAGTCCCAAAGATTTTATTATCATTAAAGGTGCGAGAATGCATAATCTCAAAAATTTGAGTGTTGCCATTCCACGAAATCAATTTGTAGTTGTGACAGGGCTATCTGGCTCTGGTAAATCATCTCTAATCTTTGATACCCTTTTTGTCGAAGCACAACGCATGTATATAGAGAGTTTAAGCTCCTATGCACGGCAATTTTTAGGAAAACTAGAAAAACCAGCTGTGGATTCCATTTTAGGAGTATCCCCTGCAGTATCCATTCAGCAAGCTGTTAACAATAAAAACCCACGTTCTACAGTAGGCACAGTTACAGAACTTTGCGACTATCTACATTTACTTTATGCCCGCATTGGAACAACCTATTCTCCTATAAGTGGCCAGAAAGTTAGCAAAGACAGTGTGTCGGATGTAGTAGATTATATCAATCAGCATGAAGATGGCACAAAGATCTTGATTCTATATCCCATGGTGGCCTTAAAAAGCAAACAAGATTTATTAAAGAAATTAAGGGTAGAGCAAGGAAAAGGATTTACCAGAGTTATACAGGGAGAAAAGATCTTTGATATAGAAGAATTACTAGAAGAAAAAACAAAGCTGGTATTAAGCAAGCCCATATATGGACTAGTAGACCGTATTATGGTTAAAAAAAATGATCAAGACAATCAATATAGGATAGCAGATTCGGTCCAAGTTGCTTTTTTTGAAGGTATGGGTAGCGCTATTGTAGATGTCGTTGGAGTAGAAAAGAAAACTTTTTCGGATCGCTTTGAGCTAGATGGCATAACGTTTGAACAACCTACTACCCACTTTTTTAGCTTTAATACCCCCCATGGCGCCTGTAAAACCTGTGAAGGTCTAGGAGAAGTGATAGGTCTGGATGAACGAAAAATCATACCCAATCCTGCACTTTCTGTTGCAGCAGGAGCTATAGCACCTTGGAATAGCCCTACCATGCGAAAATGGCTGAATCCACTTATAAACCAAAAAATAAAGCTGAACTTTCCTATCCATACACCTTATGAACAACTCAGTCCATCTCATAAAGAAATTTTGTGGGAGGGGAGAGGTGATTTCGCAGGCCTTTATCGTTTTTTTAATTTTTTCGATTCCCAATCCCACAAAATACAGTACCGTGTGCTATCCGCTCGCTATCGCGGTAGGATCTTGTGTCCCTCTTGCAGAGGTACTCGGGTGCGTTCAGATGCCCAGTATGTCAAAATCAATGATCGTTCGATTATAGATTTACTATTGATACCTATAGATCAATTAATACCATTTTTTGATGCATTATCGCTTACAGCAAGAGAGCAACAAGTTGTAGAACAGGTTTTAGGGGAAATTAAAGATCGGTTGCATTACCTAATGCAAGTAGGCGTAGGTTATCTAACCTTAAGTAGGCCTATCACTACACTGTCTGGAGGAGAATACCAACGCATTAAGTTGGCTACAGCACTAGGTAGTCCACTTTTTGGCACCATTTATATTTTAGATGAACCTACCATTGGGCTACATCCCCGTGATACCGAAAGATTGGTAGAGATACTGTTGAATTTAAAACATCAAGGCAATACCGTTATTGTAGTAGAGCATGAGCCTTTAGTTATGCATGCAGCCGATACACTTATTGAAATAGGCCCTGAGGCTGGCACTCATGGTGGCAACCTTATTTTTCAAGGTACTGTACAAGCGTTGATGCAGGGCAATACAACACATACCGCACGCTACTTAACTGGAGTGGCATCGATTGCTCTTCCGACACAGAGGCGTTCTGCAAAAAAAAAGTTGCTTATAAAGCATGCAACCATACATAACCTTAAACAGGTTACAGTAGAAATTCCGCTCAACACATTAACAGTTGTTACAGGCGTAAGTGGATCAGGCAAGTCTTCTTTAATTCAAGAAGTGCTATATCCAGCACTGGAAGAATATTTCGAAAGAAGAGTGGTGCATCCAGGCACACAAACTTTTGAGTATACCAATGCAGTCTTGGCTGGCGACCTCTATGGCATTCAGTCTGTAAAATTGGTTAGCCAAAATCCATTAGGGAAATCCTCTCGTTCCAACTTAGCCACCTATATGGGTATGTATGATTTTATTCGGGACATCTTTGCCAAGACAGATTTAGCCCGTGAACGTCGATACCATCCAGGTCATTTTTCCTTTAATTCAGACAAGGGTCAGTGCGTAGATTGTGGTGGTGAAGGTGAACAACGCATAGAAATGCAATTTATGGCTGACATTTATCTACCTTGTGAAACCTGTAAAGGAAGTCGCTTTAAGCCTGAAATACTCGAAGTAACCTATGTCGGCAAGCATGTAGCGGAAGTCCTAAGCATGACGGTAGATGATGCTTTAGAATTTTTTGCAGACCATACGTCCATTTGCAATAAACTTAAGGTTTTGGAAAAAGTAGGTCTTGGTTATGTACAACTGGGTCAGTCCTCCAGTTCATTAAGTGGGGGAGAGCTGCAACGGCTAAAGCTGGCCTATTACCTAGAGAAGGAGCAGATAAGTCAACCTATTTTGTTTATATTCGACGAGCCTACTACTGGTCTCCATATGCATGATGTGCATAAATTACTAGTAGCCATGCATGCCTTAGTAGATAAGGGCCACTCTGTAGTGGTTATTGAGCACAACTTAGATGTCATTAAAAGTGCTGATTGGATAATAGATCTTGGCCCAGATGGAGGCGCTCAAGGTGGCCAAGTTGTTTTTACTGGGACTCCAGAGGCTTTGGTAGAGATACAAGGCAACCACACTGCCCACTATTTGCGAAATATAATAGATGGGTTACAAAGATAA
- a CDS encoding 3'-5' exonuclease, whose translation MYQKSNNQFTKKILFLDIETVSCTESYEALPEAMRLLWDKKSYALHARSTEQVDPACSFFNEAAIYAEFGKVIVIALGYFTNNEKGETELRIKGLQSHNEKELLENFKSILEQFTEQHLQLCAHNGKEFDFPYLCRRMIINNIAIPGVLNMGGKKPWEVPHLDTMEMWKFGDRKSFTSLHLMATIFGIVSSKEIMEGSEVNSYYYTKNDMETITKYCMQDVAVLAQVFCKLNGLPILSPEHIILT comes from the coding sequence ATGTATCAAAAAAGCAATAACCAATTTACTAAAAAAATTCTCTTTCTTGACATAGAAACGGTTTCGTGTACAGAAAGTTATGAAGCATTACCAGAAGCAATGCGGTTACTTTGGGATAAAAAATCTTATGCATTACATGCTCGTTCTACGGAACAGGTAGATCCTGCATGCTCTTTTTTTAATGAAGCAGCTATTTATGCAGAGTTTGGAAAGGTCATTGTCATTGCTCTAGGGTATTTCACCAATAATGAAAAGGGAGAAACCGAATTGCGGATTAAGGGGTTACAAAGCCACAATGAAAAAGAATTATTGGAAAATTTTAAATCTATTCTAGAACAATTTACAGAACAGCATTTACAGCTTTGTGCACATAATGGAAAAGAATTTGATTTTCCTTATTTGTGTAGAAGGATGATTATAAATAATATCGCTATACCAGGAGTACTTAACATGGGTGGTAAAAAGCCTTGGGAGGTTCCCCATCTAGATACCATGGAAATGTGGAAATTTGGAGATCGCAAGAGTTTTACTTCTTTACATCTTATGGCTACGATCTTTGGTATAGTATCTAGTAAAGAAATTATGGAAGGAAGTGAAGTCAATAGTTACTATTACACAAAAAATGATATGGAAACCATTACAAAATATTGTATGCAGGATGTTGCAGTCTTGGCACAAGTATTTTGTAAACTAAATGGGTTACCTATATTAAGTCCGGAACATATTATTCTTACCTAG
- the alaS gene encoding alanine--tRNA ligase, whose protein sequence is MKSRLIREKFIQFFTERSHHHQPAAPIVNKDDPSLLFVNAGMNPFKDIILGNQPSTHPRVVTVQPCLRVSGKHNDLEEVGVDTYHHTLFEMLGNWSFGDYFKQEAIQWSWELLTEVYKLPKDRIYVTIFAGDKQDGLEKDLEAAQIWSQYLPENRILPFAKKDNFWEMGAHGPCGPCSEIHIDIRSEVERNAIPAANLVNQDHPHVIEIWNLVFMQYNRLASGKLIDLPNKHIDTGMGFERLAMVLQGKQSNYDTDIFVPLIARIEQISGKQYCQNESIAIAMRVIVDHVRAVVFAIADGQAPSNTKAGYVMRRILRRAVRYGYSYLDMQQPFIYQLVSVLVEQMEGVYANLTLQQDYIEQVIQAEETAFLKTLAAGLHLLNQLDKNKINQGMIDGRVAFELYDTHGFPLDLTALIAKEKGLVVDEIGFQQALQEQKSRSQKDAFATYSDWHIVKPGLHSHFIGYDQYHVTTTIVQWRSVSDKNGMRYQFVLEKTPFYPEGGGQVADAGYMVSGNETIVVLDVQKEHGLIIHTVAQLPTELERAVEAYIDIEKRTLTANNHTATHLLQAALKQILGEHVYQKGSLVTPALLRFDFSYPTKLSPEQIKAVETIVNEKIRENIACVAQHNIPLGAAKAMGAQALFGEKYGEKVRVVGFEGFSIELCGGTHVQSTGQIGLFKMLSDVSIGTGTRRIEAITATATEAFVDRQLSVLGAITTLLTNSKDPVKAVETLIHEKKQLQKQLALYHEKEIKYITDQLQSKLEELNDVCCLIQEVQVPHAEALRQIAFHYKPQHEQMLVVLAAKLATKAHIALLLSDRLQKRLGKNAHDVIKCIAPYIDGNGGGQAFFATARGDKLEGIPIALQAVRTLLEVLGK, encoded by the coding sequence ATGAAATCTAGATTAATACGAGAAAAATTTATTCAGTTTTTTACTGAAAGAAGCCACCACCACCAACCAGCTGCACCCATCGTAAATAAAGATGACCCCTCACTGCTTTTTGTAAATGCAGGGATGAACCCTTTTAAAGATATTATCCTCGGAAATCAGCCAAGTACCCATCCACGGGTAGTAACTGTACAACCTTGCTTGCGTGTTTCTGGTAAACATAATGACCTAGAAGAGGTAGGCGTAGATACCTACCACCATACCCTCTTTGAAATGCTAGGAAATTGGTCATTTGGAGACTACTTTAAGCAAGAAGCTATCCAATGGTCATGGGAACTGCTCACAGAAGTGTACAAACTTCCTAAAGATAGAATATATGTAACCATCTTTGCTGGAGACAAACAAGATGGCTTAGAAAAAGATCTGGAAGCAGCACAAATTTGGTCCCAATACCTACCTGAAAACCGTATTCTGCCCTTTGCTAAAAAGGATAACTTTTGGGAAATGGGTGCTCACGGACCCTGTGGCCCTTGCTCTGAAATTCATATAGACATCCGCTCCGAAGTAGAACGTAACGCTATACCTGCAGCTAACCTGGTAAATCAAGATCACCCACATGTAATCGAAATTTGGAATCTTGTTTTTATGCAATATAACCGATTAGCTTCTGGTAAATTGATAGATCTGCCCAATAAACATATCGATACGGGCATGGGTTTTGAACGGTTGGCTATGGTACTACAAGGCAAGCAGTCCAACTATGATACAGATATCTTTGTACCCCTTATAGCAAGAATCGAACAAATTTCTGGAAAGCAATACTGCCAAAATGAATCTATTGCCATTGCCATGCGTGTGATTGTAGATCACGTACGTGCCGTAGTTTTTGCCATTGCCGATGGGCAAGCTCCGTCTAACACAAAAGCGGGCTATGTCATGCGCCGCATTTTGCGTAGAGCTGTTCGTTATGGCTATAGCTATCTAGACATGCAACAACCCTTTATCTATCAGTTAGTATCTGTCTTGGTAGAACAAATGGAAGGTGTGTATGCAAATCTTACCTTGCAACAAGACTATATTGAACAAGTTATTCAAGCAGAAGAAACCGCTTTTTTAAAAACTTTGGCTGCTGGCTTGCATCTGTTAAATCAACTAGATAAAAATAAAATCAACCAAGGCATGATAGATGGTCGTGTTGCCTTTGAACTCTATGATACACATGGTTTTCCCCTAGACCTTACAGCCCTTATTGCAAAAGAAAAAGGACTGGTTGTAGATGAAATTGGTTTTCAGCAAGCACTCCAAGAACAAAAATCGCGTTCTCAAAAAGATGCCTTTGCCACCTACAGCGACTGGCATATAGTAAAACCAGGACTACATTCCCACTTTATAGGGTATGACCAATACCATGTCACTACAACTATAGTACAGTGGCGTAGCGTTAGCGATAAAAATGGTATGCGTTACCAGTTTGTATTAGAAAAAACGCCTTTCTATCCAGAAGGAGGCGGACAAGTGGCTGATGCCGGCTATATGGTATCTGGAAATGAAACCATCGTTGTTTTAGATGTACAAAAAGAGCATGGGTTAATCATCCATACCGTAGCTCAGCTGCCTACTGAGCTAGAAAGAGCTGTAGAGGCCTACATAGACATAGAAAAACGCACCCTTACTGCCAATAACCATACCGCTACCCATCTTTTACAAGCTGCACTTAAACAAATATTGGGGGAACATGTATATCAAAAGGGATCTCTCGTTACGCCCGCACTATTGCGGTTTGATTTTTCTTATCCTACTAAGTTATCTCCTGAACAAATTAAGGCAGTTGAAACCATTGTAAATGAAAAAATTAGGGAAAATATTGCTTGTGTAGCACAACACAATATTCCATTAGGAGCAGCTAAGGCAATGGGAGCACAAGCTTTATTTGGTGAAAAATATGGAGAAAAAGTTCGCGTTGTTGGTTTTGAAGGTTTTTCTATAGAACTTTGTGGGGGTACACATGTCCAATCTACAGGCCAAATTGGTCTCTTTAAGATGTTAAGTGATGTTTCCATAGGTACAGGAACACGTAGAATAGAGGCTATTACCGCCACTGCTACAGAAGCTTTTGTGGATAGACAATTATCTGTTTTAGGTGCAATAACTACATTGCTGACAAATTCAAAGGATCCAGTTAAGGCAGTAGAAACTTTGATACATGAGAAAAAGCAATTACAAAAACAACTGGCCCTTTATCACGAAAAGGAAATTAAGTATATTACAGACCAGCTCCAATCTAAATTGGAAGAGCTAAATGATGTATGTTGCTTGATTCAAGAGGTGCAAGTCCCTCATGCAGAAGCATTACGACAAATTGCCTTTCACTATAAACCACAACATGAACAAATGCTTGTAGTATTGGCTGCAAAGCTAGCAACGAAAGCACATATAGCGCTATTGCTATCAGATAGATTACAGAAACGTCTTGGCAAGAATGCCCATGATGTTATTAAATGTATAGCTCCATATATTGATGGTAATGGTGGGGGGCAAGCTTTTTTTGCAACTGCTAGAGGAGATAAACTAGAGGGAATCCCTATAGCTTTGCAAGCAGTTAGAACACTACTGGAAGTACTTGGTAAATAA
- a CDS encoding thioredoxin family protein yields the protein MNTDVLELTDADFQDVINQHELVLVDFWAPWCGPCMKLSPIIEQLAIAYKGKAVISKINVDNNSRSFYRYSIKTIPTVLIFHKAFQMERLVGGNLPITQFEEALNKYLV from the coding sequence ATGAACACGGATGTTTTAGAACTTACAGATGCTGATTTTCAAGATGTTATCAATCAACACGAACTTGTTTTGGTCGATTTTTGGGCACCATGGTGTGGGCCTTGTATGAAACTTAGTCCTATTATTGAACAATTGGCTATAGCCTATAAAGGGAAAGCTGTTATTAGCAAAATTAATGTAGATAATAATAGTAGATCGTTTTATAGATACTCTATTAAGACAATACCTACAGTATTGATTTTCCATAAAGCGTTTCAAATGGAACGGTTGGTGGGTGGAAACTTGCCTATAACTCAATTTGAAGAAGCTTTGAATAAGTATTTGGTTTAG